A genomic window from Cotesia glomerata isolate CgM1 linkage group LG7, MPM_Cglom_v2.3, whole genome shotgun sequence includes:
- the LOC123268324 gene encoding DAZ-associated protein 2-like isoform X1, whose translation MTDKKVDHYKDDDLIQVHRWSLGDRRSRSSSHVSTHVLLYITLFTTSYPVAPHPPTGFVPAPAQPATYGVAGTSPYGVFPNQPQLYAAQGPPPPTYDQTLTHPMMYQPMYGQGYPGGYLAGYPTAYGPLQYYPPLAAAAAYYPAAAMQPAPVRPTMLVPNGFDGARFDGISQQVLPPPPPGVTANAAQLAAMGHGVALSQKKGSFLGGGTEGGYTFW comes from the exons TGGACCATTACAAAGACGATGATTTGATCCAAGTCCATAGGTGGAGCCTTGGAGATCGGCGATCGCGCAGCTCAAGCCACGTATCTACTCACGTTCTTCTATATATTACCTTATTCACTACGT CATATCCAGTGGCCCCTCATCCACCAACTGGATTTGTTCCCGCACCAGCACAACCAGCTACTTATGGAG TTGCAGGAACTTCACCCTACGGTGTATTTCCAAACCAACCACAGCTTTATGCAGCACAAGGACCACCACCTCCGACATATGATCAAACGTTGACACATCCAATG atgtATCAGCCAATGTATGGACAAGGGTATCCAGGAGGATATTTGGCAGGTTATCCAACAGCTTATGGACCTCTCCAGTATTATCCACCACTAGCAGCCGCAGCTGCTTATTATCCGGCTGCTGCAATGCAACCAGCACCTGTAAGGCCAACTATGTTAGTTCCA AATGGGTTTGATGGTGCGCGATTCGATGGTATTTCACAGCAAGTTTtgccaccaccaccaccaggAGTTACGGCAAATGCAGCTCAATTAGCAGCAATGGGGCATGGTGTTGCTCTGTCACAAAAGAAAGGCTCGTTTTTAGGCGGTGGAACAGAAGGTGGTTATACTTTTTGGTAA
- the LOC123268324 gene encoding DAZ-associated protein 2-like isoform X2 → MTDKKAYPVAPHPPTGFVPAPAQPATYGVAGTSPYGVFPNQPQLYAAQGPPPPTYDQTLTHPMMYQPMYGQGYPGGYLAGYPTAYGPLQYYPPLAAAAAYYPAAAMQPAPVRPTMLVPNGFDGARFDGISQQVLPPPPPGVTANAAQLAAMGHGVALSQKKGSFLGGGTEGGYTFW, encoded by the exons CATATCCAGTGGCCCCTCATCCACCAACTGGATTTGTTCCCGCACCAGCACAACCAGCTACTTATGGAG TTGCAGGAACTTCACCCTACGGTGTATTTCCAAACCAACCACAGCTTTATGCAGCACAAGGACCACCACCTCCGACATATGATCAAACGTTGACACATCCAATG atgtATCAGCCAATGTATGGACAAGGGTATCCAGGAGGATATTTGGCAGGTTATCCAACAGCTTATGGACCTCTCCAGTATTATCCACCACTAGCAGCCGCAGCTGCTTATTATCCGGCTGCTGCAATGCAACCAGCACCTGTAAGGCCAACTATGTTAGTTCCA AATGGGTTTGATGGTGCGCGATTCGATGGTATTTCACAGCAAGTTTtgccaccaccaccaccaggAGTTACGGCAAATGCAGCTCAATTAGCAGCAATGGGGCATGGTGTTGCTCTGTCACAAAAGAAAGGCTCGTTTTTAGGCGGTGGAACAGAAGGTGGTTATACTTTTTGGTAA